Proteins encoded within one genomic window of Humulus lupulus chromosome 1, drHumLupu1.1, whole genome shotgun sequence:
- the LOC133812824 gene encoding protein MRG1 isoform X2, whose translation MGNSSKDDSATDGDTSSGDAPPSKTSLYSEGEKVLAYHGPRIYEAKVQKAELRKKEWKFFVHYLGWNKNWDEWVGADRLMKHSEENVLKQQALDKKQGVDKNVKSGRSAHARPKGSADAKVEKEDIKTSVSKGKKRKNESGAEDGVSLEKAVKIQIPSTLKKQLVDDWEFVNQQEKLVKLPRSPTVDDILTKYLDYRSKKENTTSDSVAEILRGIRCYFDKALPVMLLYRKERKQFHDVVQDDISPSNIYGAEHLLRLFVKLPELLAYVNIEEETLTRLQQKLLDFLKFLQKNQSTFFLSTYDSTKGVEGKGKGKDD comes from the exons ATGGGAAACTCATCCAAAGACGACTCTGCCACCGACGGCGACACCTCCAGCGGCGACGCTCCTCCCTCCAAAACCAGTCTCTACTCCGAGGGTGAGAAGGTCCTCGCTTACCATGGCCCTCGCATCTACGAAGCCAAG GTTCAAAAGGCCGAGCTGAGGAAGAAAGAATGGAAATTTTTCGTTCACTATCTt GGTTGGAATAAAAA TTGGGACGAATGGGTAGGGGCTGATCGATTGATGAAACATTCTGAAGAGAATGTGTTAAAGCAGCAGGCGCTGGACAAAAAGCAGGGTGTGGACAAGAATGTAAAATCAGGACGTTCTGCACATGCAAGACCTAAAGGTTCTGCTG ATGCAAAGGTTGAGAAAGAGGACATTAAGACCAGTG TGTCAAAAGGGAAGAAACGGAAGAATGAATCAGGCGCCGAG GACGGTGTTTCTTTGGAGAAGGCTGTCAAGATTCAAATCCCATCAACGCTAAAAAAGCAACTTGTTGATGATTGGGAATTTGTTAATCAGCAGGAAAAG CTTGTCAAACTTCCTCGTTCGCCAACTGTTGATGACATATTAACAAAATACCTTGATTATCGTTCAAAAAAGGAAAACAC GACTTCTGATTCAGTAGCAGAAATCTTGAGAGGAATAAGATGTTACTTTGACAAAGCACTGCCAGTTATGCTCTTGTACAGGAAAGAGCGCAAGCAATTTCATGATGTTGTCCAAGATGATATCTCTCCATCAAACATATATGGCGCTGAACATTTACTAAGACTCTTTG TTAAGTTGCCAGAGTTATTGGCGTATGTAAACATCGAGGAGGAAACACTGACCCGCTTGCAACAGAAACTGCTTGATTTTCTTAA GTTTTTGCAGAAAAATCAGAGTACATTCTTCCTTTCAACCTACGATAGCACGAAAGGTGTTGAAGGAAAGGGCAAGGGGAAAGATGACTGA
- the LOC133812823 gene encoding probable cinnamyl alcohol dehydrogenase, producing the protein MAERRVIGWAARDTTGILSSYSFSLRKTGPEDVVLKVLYCGIDHTDLHQMRNEIHSTNYPLVPGHEVVGEVEELGSEVRKFKVGDKVGVGCVIGSCGDCSSCKSNKDNYCTKQIFTVGGTYPDGAPTHGGFSSTMVVHQAFVARIPDKLALEQTAPLLCAGVTAYSPLKQLIKGSSNEVLRVGILGLGGVGHLGVIIAKAMGHHVTVISSSGKKKEEAFEHLGADSYLVSSDLAEMEAAAASLDYILDTIPAFHNIQAYLSLLKIEGRLVIVGASPQPLQFIASDLILGKKTIGGSFIGSMEETEELLEFWAEKGLKTMIEVVKMDYVNKAFERMERNDVRYRFVLDVAGSNLH; encoded by the exons ATGGCAGAAAGAAGAGTGATAGGTTGGGCTGCTAGAGACACAACCGGTATTCTGTCCTCCTATTCATTTAGTCTCAG AAAAACAGGTCCAGAAGATGTAGTACTAAAGGTATTGTACTGTGGAATTGATCATACAGATCTTCATCAAATGAGGAATGAGATTCATTCAACTAATTACCCTTTGGTACCAGG GCATGAAGTAGTGGGTGAAGTTGAAGAGTTGGGTTCAGAAGTAAGAAAATTCAAAGTTGGGGACAAAGTTGGAGTAGGCTGCGTAATTGGGTCTTGTGGGGACTGCTCTTCCTGCAAATCCAACAAAGATAACTATTGCACCAAACAAATTTTCACTGTCGGTGGCACCTACCCAGATGGAGCTCCCACTCATGGAGGCTTCTCCTCTACAATGGTGGTTCACCAAGC GTTTGTTGCAAGGATACCAGACAAACTAGCATTGGAACAGACAGCTCCACTATTGTGTGCTGGTGTGACAGCTTATAGTCCTTTGAAACAACTCATTAAAGGTTCTTCGAATGAggtgttgagagttggaatatTGGGGTTAGGAGGAGTTGGGCATTTGGGGGTGATCATAGCCAAGGCAATGGGACACCATGTGACAGTAATAAGCTCTTCTGGTAAGAAAAAGGAGGAGGCTTTCGAGCATTTAGGGGCTGATTCTTACCTGGTTAGCTCCGACTTGGCCGAGATGGAGGCGGCAGCTGCCAGTCTAGACTATATTTTGGACACTATTCCAGCATTTCACAACATACAAGCCTACCTTTCATTGCTGAAAATTGAGGGAAGGCTTGTGATAGTTGGGGCATCTCCTCAGCCACTTCAGTTTATAGCTAGTGACTTGATTCTTG GCAAGAAGACTATTGGAGGGAGTTTCATTGGAAGCATGGAGGAGACTGAGGAGTTATTAGAGTTTTGGGCAGAGAAAGGTCTGAAGACAATGATTGAGGTGGTGAAGATGGATTATGTGAACAAGGCTTTCGAGAGAATGGAAAGGAACGATGTTAGATATAGGTTTGTGCTGGATGTGGCTGGAAGCAATCTTCATTGA
- the LOC133812824 gene encoding protein MRG1 isoform X5 encodes MNMDGYKNWDEWVGADRLMKHSEENVLKQQALDKKQGVDKNVKSGRSAHARPKGSADAKVEKEDIKTSVSKGKKRKNESGAEKDGVSLEKAVKIQIPSTLKKQLVDDWEFVNQQEKLVKLPRSPTVDDILTKYLDYRSKKENTTSDSVAEILRGIRCYFDKALPVMLLYRKERKQFHDVVQDDISPSNIYGAEHLLRLFVKLPELLAYVNIEEETLTRLQQKLLDFLKFLQKNQSTFFLSTYDSTKGVEGKGKGKDD; translated from the exons ATGAACATGGATGGGTACAAGAA TTGGGACGAATGGGTAGGGGCTGATCGATTGATGAAACATTCTGAAGAGAATGTGTTAAAGCAGCAGGCGCTGGACAAAAAGCAGGGTGTGGACAAGAATGTAAAATCAGGACGTTCTGCACATGCAAGACCTAAAGGTTCTGCTG ATGCAAAGGTTGAGAAAGAGGACATTAAGACCAGTG TGTCAAAAGGGAAGAAACGGAAGAATGAATCAGGCGCCGAG AAGGACGGTGTTTCTTTGGAGAAGGCTGTCAAGATTCAAATCCCATCAACGCTAAAAAAGCAACTTGTTGATGATTGGGAATTTGTTAATCAGCAGGAAAAG CTTGTCAAACTTCCTCGTTCGCCAACTGTTGATGACATATTAACAAAATACCTTGATTATCGTTCAAAAAAGGAAAACAC GACTTCTGATTCAGTAGCAGAAATCTTGAGAGGAATAAGATGTTACTTTGACAAAGCACTGCCAGTTATGCTCTTGTACAGGAAAGAGCGCAAGCAATTTCATGATGTTGTCCAAGATGATATCTCTCCATCAAACATATATGGCGCTGAACATTTACTAAGACTCTTTG TTAAGTTGCCAGAGTTATTGGCGTATGTAAACATCGAGGAGGAAACACTGACCCGCTTGCAACAGAAACTGCTTGATTTTCTTAA GTTTTTGCAGAAAAATCAGAGTACATTCTTCCTTTCAACCTACGATAGCACGAAAGGTGTTGAAGGAAAGGGCAAGGGGAAAGATGACTGA
- the LOC133812824 gene encoding protein MRG1 isoform X1: MGNSSKDDSATDGDTSSGDAPPSKTSLYSEGEKVLAYHGPRIYEAKVQKAELRKKEWKFFVHYLGWNKNWDEWVGADRLMKHSEENVLKQQALDKKQGVDKNVKSGRSAHARPKGSADAKVEKEDIKTSVSKGKKRKNESGAEKDGVSLEKAVKIQIPSTLKKQLVDDWEFVNQQEKLVKLPRSPTVDDILTKYLDYRSKKENTTSDSVAEILRGIRCYFDKALPVMLLYRKERKQFHDVVQDDISPSNIYGAEHLLRLFVKLPELLAYVNIEEETLTRLQQKLLDFLKFLQKNQSTFFLSTYDSTKGVEGKGKGKDD; the protein is encoded by the exons ATGGGAAACTCATCCAAAGACGACTCTGCCACCGACGGCGACACCTCCAGCGGCGACGCTCCTCCCTCCAAAACCAGTCTCTACTCCGAGGGTGAGAAGGTCCTCGCTTACCATGGCCCTCGCATCTACGAAGCCAAG GTTCAAAAGGCCGAGCTGAGGAAGAAAGAATGGAAATTTTTCGTTCACTATCTt GGTTGGAATAAAAA TTGGGACGAATGGGTAGGGGCTGATCGATTGATGAAACATTCTGAAGAGAATGTGTTAAAGCAGCAGGCGCTGGACAAAAAGCAGGGTGTGGACAAGAATGTAAAATCAGGACGTTCTGCACATGCAAGACCTAAAGGTTCTGCTG ATGCAAAGGTTGAGAAAGAGGACATTAAGACCAGTG TGTCAAAAGGGAAGAAACGGAAGAATGAATCAGGCGCCGAG AAGGACGGTGTTTCTTTGGAGAAGGCTGTCAAGATTCAAATCCCATCAACGCTAAAAAAGCAACTTGTTGATGATTGGGAATTTGTTAATCAGCAGGAAAAG CTTGTCAAACTTCCTCGTTCGCCAACTGTTGATGACATATTAACAAAATACCTTGATTATCGTTCAAAAAAGGAAAACAC GACTTCTGATTCAGTAGCAGAAATCTTGAGAGGAATAAGATGTTACTTTGACAAAGCACTGCCAGTTATGCTCTTGTACAGGAAAGAGCGCAAGCAATTTCATGATGTTGTCCAAGATGATATCTCTCCATCAAACATATATGGCGCTGAACATTTACTAAGACTCTTTG TTAAGTTGCCAGAGTTATTGGCGTATGTAAACATCGAGGAGGAAACACTGACCCGCTTGCAACAGAAACTGCTTGATTTTCTTAA GTTTTTGCAGAAAAATCAGAGTACATTCTTCCTTTCAACCTACGATAGCACGAAAGGTGTTGAAGGAAAGGGCAAGGGGAAAGATGACTGA
- the LOC133812824 gene encoding protein MRG1 isoform X4 → MGNSSKDDSATDGDTSSGDAPPSKTSLYSEGEKVLAYHGPRIYEAKVQKAELRKKEWKFFVHYLGWNKNWDEWVGADRLMKHSEENVLKQQALDKKQGVDKNVKSGRSAHARPKDAKVEKEDIKTSVSKGKKRKNESGAEDGVSLEKAVKIQIPSTLKKQLVDDWEFVNQQEKLVKLPRSPTVDDILTKYLDYRSKKENTTSDSVAEILRGIRCYFDKALPVMLLYRKERKQFHDVVQDDISPSNIYGAEHLLRLFVKLPELLAYVNIEEETLTRLQQKLLDFLKFLQKNQSTFFLSTYDSTKGVEGKGKGKDD, encoded by the exons ATGGGAAACTCATCCAAAGACGACTCTGCCACCGACGGCGACACCTCCAGCGGCGACGCTCCTCCCTCCAAAACCAGTCTCTACTCCGAGGGTGAGAAGGTCCTCGCTTACCATGGCCCTCGCATCTACGAAGCCAAG GTTCAAAAGGCCGAGCTGAGGAAGAAAGAATGGAAATTTTTCGTTCACTATCTt GGTTGGAATAAAAA TTGGGACGAATGGGTAGGGGCTGATCGATTGATGAAACATTCTGAAGAGAATGTGTTAAAGCAGCAGGCGCTGGACAAAAAGCAGGGTGTGGACAAGAATGTAAAATCAGGACGTTCTGCACATGCAAGACCTAAAG ATGCAAAGGTTGAGAAAGAGGACATTAAGACCAGTG TGTCAAAAGGGAAGAAACGGAAGAATGAATCAGGCGCCGAG GACGGTGTTTCTTTGGAGAAGGCTGTCAAGATTCAAATCCCATCAACGCTAAAAAAGCAACTTGTTGATGATTGGGAATTTGTTAATCAGCAGGAAAAG CTTGTCAAACTTCCTCGTTCGCCAACTGTTGATGACATATTAACAAAATACCTTGATTATCGTTCAAAAAAGGAAAACAC GACTTCTGATTCAGTAGCAGAAATCTTGAGAGGAATAAGATGTTACTTTGACAAAGCACTGCCAGTTATGCTCTTGTACAGGAAAGAGCGCAAGCAATTTCATGATGTTGTCCAAGATGATATCTCTCCATCAAACATATATGGCGCTGAACATTTACTAAGACTCTTTG TTAAGTTGCCAGAGTTATTGGCGTATGTAAACATCGAGGAGGAAACACTGACCCGCTTGCAACAGAAACTGCTTGATTTTCTTAA GTTTTTGCAGAAAAATCAGAGTACATTCTTCCTTTCAACCTACGATAGCACGAAAGGTGTTGAAGGAAAGGGCAAGGGGAAAGATGACTGA
- the LOC133812824 gene encoding protein MRG1 isoform X3, translating to MGNSSKDDSATDGDTSSGDAPPSKTSLYSEGEKVLAYHGPRIYEAKVQKAELRKKEWKFFVHYLGWNKNWDEWVGADRLMKHSEENVLKQQALDKKQGVDKNVKSGRSAHARPKDAKVEKEDIKTSVSKGKKRKNESGAEKDGVSLEKAVKIQIPSTLKKQLVDDWEFVNQQEKLVKLPRSPTVDDILTKYLDYRSKKENTTSDSVAEILRGIRCYFDKALPVMLLYRKERKQFHDVVQDDISPSNIYGAEHLLRLFVKLPELLAYVNIEEETLTRLQQKLLDFLKFLQKNQSTFFLSTYDSTKGVEGKGKGKDD from the exons ATGGGAAACTCATCCAAAGACGACTCTGCCACCGACGGCGACACCTCCAGCGGCGACGCTCCTCCCTCCAAAACCAGTCTCTACTCCGAGGGTGAGAAGGTCCTCGCTTACCATGGCCCTCGCATCTACGAAGCCAAG GTTCAAAAGGCCGAGCTGAGGAAGAAAGAATGGAAATTTTTCGTTCACTATCTt GGTTGGAATAAAAA TTGGGACGAATGGGTAGGGGCTGATCGATTGATGAAACATTCTGAAGAGAATGTGTTAAAGCAGCAGGCGCTGGACAAAAAGCAGGGTGTGGACAAGAATGTAAAATCAGGACGTTCTGCACATGCAAGACCTAAAG ATGCAAAGGTTGAGAAAGAGGACATTAAGACCAGTG TGTCAAAAGGGAAGAAACGGAAGAATGAATCAGGCGCCGAG AAGGACGGTGTTTCTTTGGAGAAGGCTGTCAAGATTCAAATCCCATCAACGCTAAAAAAGCAACTTGTTGATGATTGGGAATTTGTTAATCAGCAGGAAAAG CTTGTCAAACTTCCTCGTTCGCCAACTGTTGATGACATATTAACAAAATACCTTGATTATCGTTCAAAAAAGGAAAACAC GACTTCTGATTCAGTAGCAGAAATCTTGAGAGGAATAAGATGTTACTTTGACAAAGCACTGCCAGTTATGCTCTTGTACAGGAAAGAGCGCAAGCAATTTCATGATGTTGTCCAAGATGATATCTCTCCATCAAACATATATGGCGCTGAACATTTACTAAGACTCTTTG TTAAGTTGCCAGAGTTATTGGCGTATGTAAACATCGAGGAGGAAACACTGACCCGCTTGCAACAGAAACTGCTTGATTTTCTTAA GTTTTTGCAGAAAAATCAGAGTACATTCTTCCTTTCAACCTACGATAGCACGAAAGGTGTTGAAGGAAAGGGCAAGGGGAAAGATGACTGA